From the genome of Haloterrigena sp. KLK7, one region includes:
- a CDS encoding IMP cyclohydrolase, with protein sequence MYVGRFVVVGPEGGAYRVSSRSFPNREITARDEALTVGPTADAPETDNPYVSYNCLRVVETPTGETVAFGNGSHVDPIAEKLELGYPARDALAESLLALDYEKDDYDTPRIAATIGDDGEALIGTVRKDALLVETVDEPTLVATYEKNAPEPFAFEAESASEAASEAYDLEFEHAVCAAGVARTENGFETAIENGD encoded by the coding sequence ATGTACGTCGGACGATTCGTCGTCGTCGGCCCCGAGGGCGGCGCCTACCGCGTCTCCTCGAGATCGTTCCCGAACCGCGAGATCACCGCTCGAGACGAGGCCCTCACCGTGGGGCCCACCGCGGACGCCCCGGAGACGGACAACCCCTACGTCTCGTACAACTGCCTGCGCGTCGTCGAGACGCCGACCGGCGAGACGGTCGCCTTCGGCAACGGCTCGCACGTCGATCCGATCGCGGAGAAACTCGAGTTAGGCTACCCGGCCCGCGACGCGCTGGCTGAGAGCCTGCTGGCGCTGGACTACGAGAAGGACGACTACGACACGCCCCGCATCGCGGCGACGATCGGCGACGACGGCGAGGCGCTGATCGGGACGGTCCGGAAGGACGCCCTGCTCGTCGAGACCGTCGACGAGCCGACGCTGGTCGCGACCTACGAGAAGAACGCCCCCGAGCCGTTCGCGTTCGAGGCCGAGAGCGCGTCGGAAGCGGCGAGCGAGGCGTACGACCTCGAGTTCGAACACGCGGTCTGTGCGGCCGGCGTCGCCAGAACCGAGAACGGCTTCGAGACGGCGATCGAGAACGGCGACTGA
- a CDS encoding rhodanese-like domain-containing protein — MNRRTVLAVAGATALGGIAGCLGDGDDSATAANEFDYELYSPRNGPDVPLVPVEDAYEWYKNDEARFVDARGRAQYDEARIKGAVFSPAKAAGDVDDDPVEEWSTDTRIVTYCQCPHHLSSQRAASLIEAGYEHAYAIDEGLRGWINSGYPLEGSAVDAEWQKYEINGTTDSQYAGEMVTLEQLEKDRSEIAPIQDDGSYTLQLHYAGSTDSRFRVVAPDYTVEGTLEELTNETVSG, encoded by the coding sequence ATGAATCGACGGACGGTCCTCGCTGTCGCCGGGGCGACGGCGCTGGGCGGAATTGCGGGCTGTCTCGGTGATGGCGATGACAGCGCGACGGCGGCAAACGAGTTCGACTACGAACTGTACTCGCCACGCAACGGACCCGACGTTCCGCTCGTGCCGGTCGAAGACGCCTACGAGTGGTACAAAAACGACGAGGCGCGATTTGTCGATGCGCGCGGTCGGGCCCAGTACGACGAGGCGCGGATCAAAGGCGCCGTCTTCTCGCCGGCAAAGGCGGCGGGTGACGTCGACGACGATCCGGTCGAGGAGTGGTCGACCGATACCCGGATCGTCACCTACTGTCAGTGTCCGCACCACCTGTCGTCCCAGCGGGCCGCGTCCCTGATCGAAGCGGGATACGAACACGCGTACGCGATCGACGAGGGGCTCCGCGGTTGGATCAACAGCGGTTACCCGCTCGAGGGGTCGGCCGTCGACGCCGAATGGCAAAAGTACGAGATCAACGGGACGACTGATTCCCAGTACGCGGGTGAGATGGTCACCCTCGAGCAACTCGAGAAGGATCGCAGCGAGATCGCGCCGATTCAGGACGACGGCTCGTACACGCTTCAGTTACACTATGCGGGGTCGACGGACTCGCGGTTCAGAGTCGTGGCGCCCGATTACACGGTCGAGGGAACCCTGGAGGAACTGACGAACGAAACCGTCAGCGGCTGA